In Mycoplasma feriruminatoris, the sequence AAGACGATGAAATGATCGATCTAGTTGAAATGGAAATTAGAGATCTATTAACTGAATACGACTTTGATGGAGAAGGAGCACCAGTTATTAGAGGTTCAGCTTTAGGAGCATTAAATGGTGATCCAAAATGAACTGGAGCAATTAATGAATTAATGGCTGCAGTTGATGAATACATCCCAACTCCACAAAGAGATGCTGACAAAACTTTCTTAATGCCAGTTGAAGACGTATTTACAATTACTGGACGTGGAACTGTTGCAACTGGACGTGTTGAACGTGGAACTGTAAAAGTAAACGAAGAAGTTGAAATCATTGGATTAAAAGAAGAACCAACTAAAACAGTTGTTACTGGATTAGAAATGTTCAGAAAATTACTTGACTTTGCTGTAGCTGGAGATAATGTTGGAGCATTACTACGTGGTGTTGACAGACATTCAGTTGAACGTGGACAAGTTTTAGCAAAACCAGGAACTATTAAACCACATACTGTATTAAAAGCATCAGTTTATGCATTAACTCAAGAAGAAGGTGGACGTCACAAACCATTCTTTAACAAATACCGTCCTCAATTCTACTTCCGTACAACTGACGTTACTGGAGAAGTTACTTTACCAGAAGGAACTGATATGGTAATGCCTGGTGATAATGTTGAAATGGAAATTCAATTAATTAAACCAGTTGCTGTTGAAGAAGGAACTAAGTTCTCTATTCGTGAAGGTGGAAGAACAATTGGTGCTGGAACAGTTATTTCAATTGTAAAATAATTTATTTAATAATTTCAAAAGAACTAGGGTACATCTAGTTCTTTTTTTATTTTCTAAAATTGATTTTTTTAACTTGTTATAAAATAAAAAATAATTTTTTCTATATAAAATATATTCGTGTATAGAAAGGTAAAAAGAATGAAAAAATTACTAGATTTTAGAAAAGCTAAAGAGAGTAACTTACACGAATTTTTTTCAAAATTTGCTAAATCTATTTTGACATTTGTTGCTCTTTTACCTGCAGCTGGACTAACTATTATTTTAGGTAAAATAATAGGTCCTTTAGGGTTAGGGCAAATTAAAGCTTCTGCTAAAGTTTTTAACCAAATTGGTGGTGTTATTGAAACTGTTGGTTGATCAGCTTTTACTCATATGGGTTTATTGTTTGCTGTTGCTATTGGTGGAACTTGAGCTAAAAATAGATATGGTGGATCATTTGCAGCTGCATTTGCCTACTTTATCTTATTAGCTGTTGGTTCTTCAATGTTTATAACAAGAACAACAAAAGATGGAGAATTACAATTCTTAAACTACATTTTAGGTAGATGAGAAAAACACTCACTATTTTTCAGCAGCCAAGAAGGTGTTATGTCAATTAGATATGATGCAATTGGTGGAATTATAATGGGATTTGTTGGAGCTACTATTTATAACAAATACTACAACTTTAACAAATTACCTCAAGCATTATCATTTTTCAATGGTGCAAGATTTGTTCCTTTTATGGTAATTATTATTGTATTACCAGTTTCAGTTGGTATTGGATTAGTTTGACCATTATTTCAAACTGTAATTAACCATTTAGGAAACTTCTTTGCAAAAGAACAAAAACTAAAATTCTTAGCTCCATTCTTATATGGAACTTCAGAAAGATTATTATTACCATTTGGATTACACCACATGATTACAATTCCTATGAATTATAGTCAATTGGGTGGAAATGTTGATTTTACAAGTGCTACTCAATTTACTAACACAACACCTGAAAAAGCAGAAGTTATTGCAAAATTTTTCCAAAGTTTTGAAAATAAAGAAGCTTTACAAGCACAAGGACAAGAAAAAATTTGATTAAGCTGAATTACTGCATTAGGTAATGTAAAAAGTGGATGAGCAGATTATGCTAAAACACATAATAACGTTAACGGTTTAACTATGCAACAAGCTTATGAAATTGTTTTAGATTCAGTTGTACCAGTTAGATTTAAAGTTGGACAAATGATTACTTCATCAGGATCATTAGTTGGTGCTGGGTTAGGTATGGCATTTGCAATTCCTAAAGAAAAAAGAGCTAAATATTCTTCAATTTATTTCTCAGGATTAGCAGCATGTCTATTAACTGGAGTTACTGAACCAATTGAATTTATTTTCATGTTCTCTGCTCCATTATTATATGTTTTACATGCAGTTTTAACTGGAATAGCATTTGGAATTAGTGACTTTATTCCAATGAAAATTCATGCATTTGGTGGAATTGAAACTTTAGTAAAATATCTATTTGTATTTGGTCCTACTTCAATTAGTGGAATTGGATTAAAAGGTATTTTATGAATTCAAGGACTATGATTATTATTAGTAACAATAGCATTTGGTGGAATTTATTTTGCAGTATTTTACTTCTTTACTAAGAAATTCAAACCAGCAATTCCTGGATTTACTAATGATGAACCAACTACAACAAGTGAAGAAAAACAAGAAACTCAACAAGTCAAAAAAGAAGAAATGAAATCTGATGAAACTATTAATACAATAGTTAATTTATTGGGTGGATTAGATAATTTAGATGATGTTGATGCATGTATGACTAGATTAAGAGTTAAAGTTAAAGATAAAGCTAAAGTTGATAATAAATTTAAAGAATTAACTGGAGCTGTTGGAGTTTTAAATAAAGGTACTTCACTTCAAATAGTTTATGGTCCAAAAGCTGATATTTATAAAGGTGAAATTTTAGAATTACTAGAAAGAAATAAAGATGCCAAAGCCAAATAATATTACTAGTGAAATGTTAGAATATTCATTTCCTATAAAACAAAGAATTTTTGATCCAAAAAATGAATATTGAATAACTACTAAAGTTTCAGATTTATGAACTAGTAATAATACTTTATTTATTGAAATTACTTTTTCAAATTTACAAAAAGCAACATTTCAAATTCAACTTTTTGAATCTAATATTATTAATTTAAAACTTTCACAAAGATCAATTACTAATTTATTTAATGAGCATTTAAATCCTAATTTAAAACAACAAAAAATTAGTTTTACTAGAACTGATAAAGAAGTTATTATTGATTTAGAAAATAATGAAAAATTAATTTTTAATGTTAATCCATTTGTATTAAAAATAGTTGATAGTAATAATAATATTAAAACTAGAACAACACTAAGAAGTGGATATCAATTTTTTGAAGGATTTATTAATCCTAATCTAGGAATTGAAATTAATAAAAACAAAGAACAAAGATTTTTTATGTCATTTGATATAGAAAATGATGAAAAATTCTATGGTCTTGGTGAAAAATTTAGACCTTTTTTAAAAAATGGAGTTGAATCAGTAATTTGAAATACTGATAATTCTTGTGTAACTAATAATGATCTAGCTTATAATGGATTGCCTTTATTATATTCAACAAATAATTGAGGATTTTTAGTTAATACAAGTAGTAAAACTACATTTGAAATAGGCTCACCAACAACTGATATTCTATCTTTTAAAGTTGATCAAGATTATTTAGATTTATACTTATTTTCAAATCAAAGTTTAAAAGAATTAGTTTCTAGTTATACTTTATTAACTAATAGAATTTCAAAAGTTCCAGATATTGGATATGGAGTTTGATTAAATAGACTTTATTATCATAATTATGAAGAATTATTTGAAGCTATTAGTAAAGTAAAAGAATTAAATTATCCATTAGATGTAATTACTTTAGATCCAAAATGATTAAAAAATAGATATACAAAAAGTTGTAATTTTGAATATAATACTGATGCATTTGGTGATTTTAAAAAACTATTTTCTGATGTTAAGAAAAATGGTTTAGAGATGTGTTTTTGAATTAATCCATATATTCAAAATGATGGATTAGAAAATTCAAAATATCTATTTGAAAATGATTTATTAGTAAAATCAGTTAACGGAAGTTATGCTCACGTTTGAACAGGAACAGAAACTTATCAAGAAAACAACTATATAATTGATTTTACAAACCCAAAAGCTTATAACTGATATAAAGATCAAATTAAAAAACTATTTAAATTAGGTTTAAGATTTGTAAAACCAGATTATGGAGATGGCTTACCAGAAGATGCTATTTTATATAATGGTTATAAAGCAAAAGATTTCAAACAATATTTTATGTATTTATATGTTAAATGTTGTTATGAAGCTGGTGAAGAATTTTTTGGAACTGGTAGAAATGTTGTAGTAAGTCGTCCAGGTTATATTGGAACTCAGAAATTTGTTGGTAAATGATCTGGAGATAGTATTACAAGTTTTAGTGATCTAAAAAATCATCTACAAGCTGGTTTATCTTTAAGTTTAGCTGGTGAAATAGTGTGAGGAACTGATATTGGTGGATTTGTACAATCTAGTGATTTTAGTTTAGACTTATATAATCGTTGAACTCAATTTGGAATGTTAAACACATTTTCAAGATATCATGCACTTGGTAAAAGAGAACCTTGAAGATTTGATAAAAACACATTAGATAATTCAATTAAATGAGCAAAATTCAAAAAAACTTTACTACCTGAGTTTAAAGTTTGAGAACATGTTTCAATTACTAAAGGTTTACCAATTTTAAGACCTATGGTATTAGAAAATCAGAATAATAAAATTGCTAGATTAATTGATGATCAATACTATATTGGAGAAAATATTTTAATATGTCCTATATTAAAACAAAACTCAACTAATAGAGATGTGTTTTTACCAGAAGGTAATTGATATAGATTAGATGATAAATCAAAAGTATATCAAGGAAATAGTTTATATAATTTTGACGTAGCTTGAGATGATATTTTAATATTTGTTAAAAATAATTCAGCTATTTTAAGATTTGATAATGGTAGTTATAACTTTAAAGATATTAAAGATCAAACTATTGTTGTTGATATTTATGGAAAAGTTGAAAATTTAGAATATCAATTTGAAATAGATGAAATTACAAATAAACTATTTATTAAAAATAACCAAGTTTCATATGATTCAAAACATAAGTTCATTATTAAATAAAACAAAACTGAACAATTTTATTTAGATAATTGTTCAGTTTTTTTATTATGTGTTTAAAGGTGTAAAATTATATATTAGTATTAAAACCAACACATTTAATATTAATTATTAGATATCTTTAAGTGTTATTATATATTTGAGAATTAAAGGAGATATATATGATTAAATTTAATGACAAACAAGAAGAACTAACATTAGTTTGTTTAACTGAAGTTAATGATAAACCATATGTAGTAGATGCTGATTTATCAACTTCATTTATTAGTGAAGATAAAAAAATCTACATGGTAATTAAAAAAGATAATAAATGTTTAAAAACAAAAATTAGAAATGCTTTTAAAAAATTTGTTTCAACTAATAAATTTAATATAAACGTTGATGTTGATTCATTTTTAGTATTTTTTGATAAATGTGGATGCAAAAAAGATGCTATTGAAGCTATTTATGAATCAATTGCTTTTGAAACATTTGATAAAGTAAGTTATAAAAAAGATACTAAACCAAATGAAGTAGTATATAACTTATTAACTAGTGAAGATGTTAAAGAATTAGAACACAAAGAAGCAATTAAAATGGAATTTGTAAACTTTGCAAGAACTTTACAAGACACTCCACCAAACATTGCAACAAGTGAATATTTAGCAAACCAAGTTGTTAAAAAAGCTAGTGAAATTGAAGGTTTAAAAGTAACTGTTTTAGGTAAAAAAGAAGCTACTGAACTAGGAATGAACTTATTTTTAGGAGTTAATGCTGGATCACCATATCAACCACAAGCTGTTGTTTTAGAATATGTTGGAGATGCAAATGAACCTAAAAAAGCATTAGTTGGAAAAGGAATTACTTTTGATAGTGGTGGGTATAACTTAAAACCATCAAGTGCTATGGAAGGTATGAAATTTGATATGTCAGGAGCTGCTATTATGTTATCAACTGTAATGGCATTAGCTAAAATGAAAGCTAAAGTTAATATAGTTGGAATTGGTATGTTTACTGATAATAGAATTGGATCAACTGCTACTTTACCTCAATCAGTATTAAAATCAATGAATGGATTAACTGTTGAAATTGATAATACTGATGCTGAAGGAAGATTAGTTTTAGCTGATGGAATTACTTATGTAATTAGAGAAAAACAAGCAACTGAAGTTTGAGAAGCATCAACTTTAACTGGAGCTATGGTAATTGCTTTAGGAAGCTATGCAACTGGAGTATTTACAAATTGTGATAAAAGATGAGAAATGATTTCAAATGCTTCACACAAAACTAGTGAAAGAGTATGAAGAATGCCTATCTTTGATGAACATTTAGAAAAAGTTAAATCAGATAGTGTAAATGCAGATTTAACTAATGCTGCTAAAGGAAGAGAAGCAGGAAGTTCAACTGCTGCTGCCTTTTTAAATGCCTTTGCTGAAGAAAAACCATTTGTTCACTTTGATATTGCTGGAACTGCTGATAAAGCTGGTAGAGGTCAAGCTGTTCTAGTAAGAACATTATTTGAAATCTTTAACAGATAATTAAAATTTAATTTTTAGTAATAAAAAGAGCAACTTTATTAAGGTTGCTCTTTTTTAGTTTTATTAAATAAAAAATCCTATTTTTTAAAATAGGATTTAATAAATGACTTATTGTTTTACATCGTCATATATAATTTCTCAAACAACTTGTTTGACGGGTTGCTCTCCTAACAGCTCGTATGACTCATGAATTGCTTCTTCTCATTTTGGATTGATTTCTCTATTTGTATATAGAGTCATGATTGTATCTCCAGCATTAACATAAGCACCATATTCTTTATCAAAATAAATTCCAGCAGCATGATCAATAGTATCTGTTTTTTTGAATCTTCCAGCACCCATTTCAATTAAAATCAATCCAATTTCTTCTGCTCTTTTATATCTAATATATCCACTATTAGTTGCTTTAATTTCTAGTTTATTTTTGCAAGTAAAGTGTTTATCGTAGTTTTCTAAAACACTTCAATCTCCACCTTGAGCAATTACAAAGTCTTTTAGATAATGAGCAGCTTCTTTAGATTTTAATTTTCTTAAAACATCTTGTTTTGCTGTTTCTAAATCAGTAAATAAATTTGCTTGTAATAAAGTAATTCCAACTAATGTTGCTAATAATTCGTTAAAGTCTTTAGGACCATTTCCATTTAATGTTTCTCAAGCTTCTTTAACTTCAATAGCATTTCCCATTGCTCTTCCTAATGGTTTATTCATATTAGTTAAAACTACAGCAACTTTTCTATTATATTGTTTTCCAACTTCAATCATACGTTGAGCTAAATCTCTAGCATCTTCGATTGTTGTCATAAATGCACCATTACCAGTTTTAACATCTAATATTAAACCATCATTTTCAACAATTAATTTTTTACTCATAATTGAAGCAACAATTAAAGGCATTGAGTCAATTGTACCTGTTACATCTCTTAATGCATAAATCTTTTTATCAGCTGGAACAATGTTATCTGATTGAGCAATAATACTCATATTTGCTTTATTAATTACATCAACAAACTCATCATTTGTAACTTCTGATTTTCATCCAGGAAATGATTCTAATTTATCAACTGTTCCCCCAGTTTTTCCTAAACCTCTTCCAGATAATTTACATAATTTAATTCCATAACTAGCAACTAATGGACCATAAACTAAACTAGTTTTATCACCAACTCCACCAGTTGAGTGTTTATCTGCTTTAAAACCTTCAACCTTACTTAAATCATATCTATCTCCAGATTCAATATATGCTTTAGTTAGATAAGCAGTTTCTCTAGCTGTCATATCTGTAAAATAAGTAGCCATACAAAAACTAGCCATTTGATAATCTGTTATTTCACCTTTTGTATAACTGTTAATTAATCAAGAAATTTCTTCTTGACTTAATTCAATATTATGTTTCTTTTTTTCTATAATATCTGTAAATGTAAACATGGTATGCACCAACTTTCTATGTATCTATTTCTTATTATACTTAGAAAATTGATATTATTTCGAACTTTAATTTTTTGACAATTTTAGTATTGGGTTTTAAAATAGTAAAATATTTAACGAGTGCTATAATAACTATACAGTAAATAACGTTAATAAAAGGAGTAAGAAAATGAGTTTTAACAAATTAGATCAAACTTATTTAAATTGAATAAATCATCCTAATTTAGATCAAGAATTAAAAGAACTATTAAATAAAGCAGATGATAATGAACTAAATGCCGCTTTTAATTTAGAATTAAAATTTGGTACAGCTGGAATTAGAGGAATATTAGGAGCTGGTCCTGGTAGATTTAATGTTTATACTATTAAAAAAGTAACTATTGCTTATGCTAAATTATTACAATCTAAATATAGTTATGATTTAAATAAAGGTGTTGTTATTGGTCATGATAATAGACACAATTCTAAAAAATTTGCTCAACTAGTTGCAAATATTTTAACAAGTTTTAACATTAAAGCCTATTTATTTAAAAATAATGATTTACAACCCACTCCAGTTGTTAGTTTTGCAACTAAAGCTTTAAATTGCATTGGTGGAGTTGTAATTACAGCTTCTCATAATCCTGCTGAATATAATGGATATAAAATTTATGATCCATATGGTTGTCAGTTAATGCCAAATGATACTGATGTTATTGCTGAAGAAATGAATAAAATAGAAAATATTTTAGATTGAACATTTGAACCAAACAATAATTTATTAGAAATTGTTGATCAAACTATTATTGATAAATATTTTGAAATGATTCAAAATTTAGAATTTTATAAAAACCAACAAGAAAGTAAATCTAAATTAAAAATCATTTATTCAGCTGTAAATGGAACAGGTAGTTTATATACTCCAATTGTTTTAAAACAATCAGGATATGAAGTTATAGAAGTTCAAGAACATAGTTTTGAAGATGAAACTTTTAAAAATGTAGTTAACCCAAATCCTGAATTTGATCCTGCTTGAAAAATTCCTTTACAATATGCTAAAAAATACGATGCAGATATTATTATTTTAAATGATCCTGATGCTGATAGATTTGGTATGGCTATTAAGCATAATAATGAATTTGTTA encodes:
- the tuf gene encoding elongation factor Tu, giving the protein MAKEQFDRSLPHVNIGTIGHVDHGKTTLTAAITKVLSEQGNAEFKDYANIDNAPEERERGITINTAHVEYKTANRHYAHVDCPGHADYVKNMITGAAQMDGAILVVAATDGPMPQTREHILLSRQVGVPKIVVFLNKCDMVEDDEMIDLVEMEIRDLLTEYDFDGEGAPVIRGSALGALNGDPKWTGAINELMAAVDEYIPTPQRDADKTFLMPVEDVFTITGRGTVATGRVERGTVKVNEEVEIIGLKEEPTKTVVTGLEMFRKLLDFAVAGDNVGALLRGVDRHSVERGQVLAKPGTIKPHTVLKASVYALTQEEGGRHKPFFNKYRPQFYFRTTDVTGEVTLPEGTDMVMPGDNVEMEIQLIKPVAVEEGTKFSIREGGRTIGAGTVISIVK
- a CDS encoding glycoside hydrolase family 31 protein; the protein is MPKPNNITSEMLEYSFPIKQRIFDPKNEYWITTKVSDLWTSNNTLFIEITFSNLQKATFQIQLFESNIINLKLSQRSITNLFNEHLNPNLKQQKISFTRTDKEVIIDLENNEKLIFNVNPFVLKIVDSNNNIKTRTTLRSGYQFFEGFINPNLGIEINKNKEQRFFMSFDIENDEKFYGLGEKFRPFLKNGVESVIWNTDNSCVTNNDLAYNGLPLLYSTNNWGFLVNTSSKTTFEIGSPTTDILSFKVDQDYLDLYLFSNQSLKELVSSYTLLTNRISKVPDIGYGVWLNRLYYHNYEELFEAISKVKELNYPLDVITLDPKWLKNRYTKSCNFEYNTDAFGDFKKLFSDVKKNGLEMCFWINPYIQNDGLENSKYLFENDLLVKSVNGSYAHVWTGTETYQENNYIIDFTNPKAYNWYKDQIKKLFKLGLRFVKPDYGDGLPEDAILYNGYKAKDFKQYFMYLYVKCCYEAGEEFFGTGRNVVVSRPGYIGTQKFVGKWSGDSITSFSDLKNHLQAGLSLSLAGEIVWGTDIGGFVQSSDFSLDLYNRWTQFGMLNTFSRYHALGKREPWRFDKNTLDNSIKWAKFKKTLLPEFKVWEHVSITKGLPILRPMVLENQNNKIARLIDDQYYIGENILICPILKQNSTNRDVFLPEGNWYRLDDKSKVYQGNSLYNFDVAWDDILIFVKNNSAILRFDNGSYNFKDIKDQTIVVDIYGKVENLEYQFEIDEITNKLFIKNNQVSYDSKHKFIIK
- a CDS encoding thymidine phosphorylase, yielding MFTFTDIIEKKKHNIELSQEEISWLINSYTKGEITDYQMASFCMATYFTDMTARETAYLTKAYIESGDRYDLSKVEGFKADKHSTGGVGDKTSLVYGPLVASYGIKLCKLSGRGLGKTGGTVDKLESFPGWKSEVTNDEFVDVINKANMSIIAQSDNIVPADKKIYALRDVTGTIDSMPLIVASIMSKKLIVENDGLILDVKTGNGAFMTTIEDARDLAQRMIEVGKQYNRKVAVVLTNMNKPLGRAMGNAIEVKEAWETLNGNGPKDFNELLATLVGITLLQANLFTDLETAKQDVLRKLKSKEAAHYLKDFVIAQGGDWSVLENYDKHFTCKNKLEIKATNSGYIRYKRAEEIGLILIEMGAGRFKKTDTIDHAAGIYFDKEYGAYVNAGDTIMTLYTNREINPKWEEAIHESYELLGEQPVKQVVWEIIYDDVKQ
- a CDS encoding M17 family metallopeptidase, translated to MIKFNDKQEELTLVCLTEVNDKPYVVDADLSTSFISEDKKIYMVIKKDNKCLKTKIRNAFKKFVSTNKFNINVDVDSFLVFFDKCGCKKDAIEAIYESIAFETFDKVSYKKDTKPNEVVYNLLTSEDVKELEHKEAIKMEFVNFARTLQDTPPNIATSEYLANQVVKKASEIEGLKVTVLGKKEATELGMNLFLGVNAGSPYQPQAVVLEYVGDANEPKKALVGKGITFDSGGYNLKPSSAMEGMKFDMSGAAIMLSTVMALAKMKAKVNIVGIGMFTDNRIGSTATLPQSVLKSMNGLTVEIDNTDAEGRLVLADGITYVIREKQATEVWEASTLTGAMVIALGSYATGVFTNCDKRWEMISNASHKTSERVWRMPIFDEHLEKVKSDSVNADLTNAAKGREAGSSTAAAFLNAFAEEKPFVHFDIAGTADKAGRGQAVLVRTLFEIFNR
- a CDS encoding phospho-sugar mutase, with amino-acid sequence MSFNKLDQTYLNWINHPNLDQELKELLNKADDNELNAAFNLELKFGTAGIRGILGAGPGRFNVYTIKKVTIAYAKLLQSKYSYDLNKGVVIGHDNRHNSKKFAQLVANILTSFNIKAYLFKNNDLQPTPVVSFATKALNCIGGVVITASHNPAEYNGYKIYDPYGCQLMPNDTDVIAEEMNKIENILDWTFEPNNNLLEIVDQTIIDKYFEMIQNLEFYKNQQESKSKLKIIYSAVNGTGSLYTPIVLKQSGYEVIEVQEHSFEDETFKNVVNPNPEFDPAWKIPLQYAKKYDADIIILNDPDADRFGMAIKHNNEFVRLNGNQTGAILIDWKLSNLKRLNKLPKNPALYSSFVTSDLGDRIASETYNSVVVKTLTGFKWMGQEMLKEPLNGLNFVFAYEESYGYVIDDSTRDKDGIQASITAAEACWYYKNQNLTLVDYLNQLYEKYGYYYTTTFNLNFKPEEKDSKIAPIMKLLRTTGINQINNLKVIKIEDYINGLYNMPSEDLIKIYLEDKSWIAIRPSGTEPKLKIYFVIVDSSLQKAENKAEMIYKELKTILNI
- a CDS encoding PTS transporter subunit EIIC, whose protein sequence is MKKLLDFRKAKESNLHEFFSKFAKSILTFVALLPAAGLTIILGKIIGPLGLGQIKASAKVFNQIGGVIETVGWSAFTHMGLLFAVAIGGTWAKNRYGGSFAAAFAYFILLAVGSSMFITRTTKDGELQFLNYILGRWEKHSLFFSSQEGVMSIRYDAIGGIIMGFVGATIYNKYYNFNKLPQALSFFNGARFVPFMVIIIVLPVSVGIGLVWPLFQTVINHLGNFFAKEQKLKFLAPFLYGTSERLLLPFGLHHMITIPMNYSQLGGNVDFTSATQFTNTTPEKAEVIAKFFQSFENKEALQAQGQEKIWLSWITALGNVKSGWADYAKTHNNVNGLTMQQAYEIVLDSVVPVRFKVGQMITSSGSLVGAGLGMAFAIPKEKRAKYSSIYFSGLAACLLTGVTEPIEFIFMFSAPLLYVLHAVLTGIAFGISDFIPMKIHAFGGIETLVKYLFVFGPTSISGIGLKGILWIQGLWLLLVTIAFGGIYFAVFYFFTKKFKPAIPGFTNDEPTTTSEEKQETQQVKKEEMKSDETINTIVNLLGGLDNLDDVDACMTRLRVKVKDKAKVDNKFKELTGAVGVLNKGTSLQIVYGPKADIYKGEILELLERNKDAKAK